Proteins encoded by one window of Oreochromis niloticus isolate F11D_XX linkage group LG17, O_niloticus_UMD_NMBU, whole genome shotgun sequence:
- the mansc1 gene encoding MANSC domain-containing protein 1: MTPPTSGRPSGTLMLFVYAAFTLIVMISLPVSALEPETCFSRQHQSAIVDVRLALNRQTTAMDARVVRTERDCVLACCSEEVKPGAKCNMVVFNGNKHADEENCFLFHCQMEQDCPLTKAQDAINTYDIYKGLLHPTTVRPPPPTTTTTTTTLPPTTPTTAQPTTPKSITTTMPPTTTTMTTTTTTMTTTTTTTQPTTTTLPSTTTSTPTPTPTPHLHPSS, encoded by the exons ATGACCCCTCCCACGTCTGGACGACCCTCGGGGACGCTTATGCTGTTTGTTTACGCTGCCTTCACGCTCATAGTGATGATATCACTTCCCGTGTCAGCACTGGAACCGGAGACGTGTTTCTCCAGGCAGCACCAGAGCGCCATAGTCGACGTCAGGCTAGCGCTAAACAGACAGACAACAGCGATGGATGCCCGGGTGGTCCGCACTGAGCGGGATTGCGTCCTCGCTTGCTGCTCAGAAGAAGTCAAACCAG GTGCCAAATGCAACATGGTGGTTTTCAACGGGAACAAACACGCTGACGAGGAGAACTGCTTCCTGTTCCACTGTCAGATGGAGCAGGACTGTCCTTTAACGAAGGCTCAGGATGCCATCAACACCTATGACATCTATAAAG GTTTACTTCATCCAACCACTGTGAGACCTCCCCCCCCTaccaccaccacaaccaccACCACACTGCCACCAACTACGCCAACAACTGCACAACCAACAACCCCAAAAAgtataacaacaacaatgccACCAACCACTACCACAATGACAACAACCACTACCACAATGACAACAACCACTACCACAACACAACCAACTACCACTACCTTACCATCAACCACAACCTCAACCcctacccccacccccaccccacacctCCACCCATCATCATAA
- the c4h11orf98 gene encoding uncharacterized protein C11orf98 homolog: MAPPGGINKPKTELGKKLFKRRRVLSREKRKRHQIVGAVVDEGLITIHHLKKRRTSPRANITLSGKKKRKLIKQLRHQQKEKATMEVESTAAPQKKHDTSSAQTKKKSKKASGCQDDVEMVDVE; the protein is encoded by the exons ATGGCACCTCCGGGAGGAATAAACAAACCGAAAACT GAGTTAGGGAAGAAGCTTTTCAAGCGCCGGCGAGTTCTGAGCCGCGAGAAGAGGAAGCGGCATCAGATCGTGGGAGCTGTGGTGGATGAAGGTCTCATCACCATCCATCACCTGAAGAAGAGAAG GACGAGTCCGAGAGCCAACATCACGCTGTCtgggaagaagaagaggaagttgATCAAACAGCTGCGACACCAGCAGAAGGAGAAGGCCACTATGGAAG TGGAATCAACAGCAGCACCACAGAAGAAGCACGACACCTCATCAGCTCAGACCAAGAAGAAGAGCAAGAAGGCGTCCGGATGCCAGGACGACGTAGAGATGGTGGATGTTGAATGA